The following proteins come from a genomic window of Achromobacter deleyi:
- a CDS encoding DUF3079 domain-containing protein has translation MAKKFPLHPKHPERICWGCDRYCSTDELACGNGSDRTMHPAELLGDDWYTVGNWGLEDDDVAADPKGGTAAPASADASATATH, from the coding sequence ATGGCCAAGAAATTTCCCTTGCATCCCAAGCACCCGGAACGCATCTGCTGGGGCTGCGACCGCTACTGTTCCACCGACGAGCTGGCCTGTGGCAACGGCTCGGATCGCACCATGCACCCGGCCGAACTGCTGGGCGATGACTGGTACACGGTGGGCAATTGGGGGCTGGAAGATGACGACGTCGCCGCCGATCCCAAGGGTGGAACCGCCGCCCCGGCCAGCGCCGATGCGAGCGCCACTGCCACGCACTGA
- a CDS encoding helix-turn-helix domain-containing protein: MEIIIPFSWRLPDVFVRSPDGVLHRVVRHATTTETIAKLESIPSNYHLDCECMLDNGEALAWIGGNLYRQANGGIIFTAEPGAAPPNAEARKNAKARNTVRDACRPAAAQESHAARKNVVPSAVARLKTGNDWSLIRAWREHLNISTADMAARLGVDHSIYIELERPRPRPRQIILDRISAALGVTPDQLDDSSLGGHFH; the protein is encoded by the coding sequence ATGGAGATCATCATTCCGTTTTCCTGGAGACTTCCCGACGTGTTCGTGCGCTCGCCCGACGGTGTCCTCCACCGCGTGGTGCGGCACGCCACGACCACGGAAACCATCGCCAAACTCGAGAGCATTCCCAGCAACTACCACCTGGATTGCGAATGCATGCTCGACAATGGTGAAGCCCTGGCCTGGATCGGCGGCAATCTGTACCGCCAGGCCAACGGCGGGATCATCTTCACCGCCGAGCCCGGCGCCGCGCCCCCCAATGCCGAGGCACGCAAGAACGCCAAGGCCCGCAACACGGTGCGCGATGCCTGCCGTCCCGCTGCCGCGCAAGAATCGCACGCGGCGCGAAAAAACGTCGTACCATCAGCTGTGGCAAGACTAAAAACCGGCAACGATTGGAGCCTGATACGCGCCTGGCGCGAGCACCTGAACATCAGCACCGCTGACATGGCTGCCCGCCTGGGAGTGGATCACTCCATCTACATCGAATTGGAAAGGCCGCGTCCGCGACCGCGCCAGATCATCCTGGACCGCATCTCGGCAGCGCTGGGAGTCACGCCCGACCAGCTCGATGATTCATCGTTAGGAGGGCATTTCCATTGA
- a CDS encoding CoA transferase subunit A: protein MGSGFNQADKQRSLAELAALVPDGASIALGGSFLHRGPFAFVRELIRQGRRDLELVKQSPGYDVDILCRAGALRRVRAGIVAMEGNFGLAPWYRKAIERGEVELEEHACASLTAGLRAAAYGVPFQPCGGLHGSALPVLNGWHCLDDPYGSGERTWVIPAVRPDFAVIQASEVDACGNVRVHGTAHWDRIMSRAAGSVLVVAEKLVDSAVFEAQPEATLVPYFMVQAFTVLPRSAWPGSCWPDYAIDYPAVEAYMDRQGDLAAHLAAAPEAKAGAAHG, encoded by the coding sequence ATGGGTTCGGGATTCAATCAGGCAGACAAGCAGCGCTCGCTGGCCGAGCTGGCGGCGCTGGTGCCGGACGGCGCGTCGATCGCCCTGGGCGGCAGTTTCCTGCACCGGGGACCGTTCGCCTTCGTGCGTGAACTGATCCGGCAGGGGCGGCGCGACCTGGAACTGGTCAAGCAGTCGCCCGGCTATGACGTCGACATCCTGTGCCGCGCCGGCGCGCTGCGGCGCGTGCGCGCCGGCATCGTGGCGATGGAAGGCAATTTCGGCCTGGCGCCGTGGTATCGCAAGGCCATCGAGCGTGGCGAGGTCGAGCTTGAAGAGCATGCCTGCGCCAGCCTGACGGCGGGGCTGCGTGCCGCCGCCTACGGCGTGCCGTTCCAGCCTTGCGGCGGGCTGCATGGCAGCGCCCTGCCGGTGCTGAACGGCTGGCACTGCCTGGACGACCCCTATGGCAGCGGCGAGCGCACCTGGGTGATTCCGGCCGTGCGGCCGGACTTTGCCGTGATCCAGGCATCGGAGGTGGACGCGTGCGGCAATGTGCGGGTGCACGGCACGGCGCATTGGGACCGCATCATGTCGCGCGCCGCCGGCAGCGTGCTGGTGGTGGCCGAGAAACTGGTGGACAGCGCCGTGTTCGAGGCGCAGCCCGAGGCCACGCTGGTGCCGTACTTCATGGTGCAGGCATTCACGGTGCTGCCGCGCTCGGCCTGGCCCGGCTCGTGCTGGCCAGACTACGCCATCGACTATCCGGCGGTGGAGGCCTACATGGACAGGCAGGGCGATCTGGCGGCCCACCTGGCCGCGGCGCCCGAGGCGAAAGCGGGAGCGGCGCATGGCTGA
- a CDS encoding ATP-binding cassette domain-containing protein — MIAPFVSIPAAIGERVVPSLAAGPLHPGPLPANALTVVLGAAASGKTRLLSRIARDLAQEEAAARVIMVEQHAAEVPSLRVFEALLLAHKQGDRWAVGTREIQAVRACLLQVGLAQAADRLVEQLDAEARQRLLIAHALIRQPDVLLMDQPERALAPCHQADIALMLRRIAAEHELRAVVAMADAATALRVADRLLLMRDGRLVATGSPAQLRAQARAGDIDAAWLPS, encoded by the coding sequence ATGATCGCTCCCTTTGTCTCGATTCCGGCCGCCATCGGCGAACGTGTCGTGCCGTCGCTAGCGGCAGGTCCGCTGCATCCCGGCCCCCTGCCCGCCAACGCGCTCACGGTGGTATTGGGGGCCGCCGCCTCCGGCAAGACGCGCCTGCTGTCCCGCATCGCGCGCGATCTGGCGCAGGAGGAAGCCGCCGCGCGCGTCATCATGGTGGAGCAGCATGCCGCCGAGGTGCCGTCATTGCGCGTCTTCGAGGCCCTGCTGCTGGCGCACAAGCAAGGCGACCGCTGGGCGGTGGGCACGCGCGAAATCCAGGCGGTCCGCGCCTGCCTGCTGCAGGTCGGGCTGGCGCAGGCCGCCGACAGGCTGGTGGAACAACTGGACGCCGAGGCGCGCCAGCGCCTGCTGATCGCGCACGCCCTGATCCGCCAGCCCGACGTGCTGCTCATGGATCAGCCCGAGCGCGCGCTCGCGCCATGCCATCAGGCCGACATCGCGCTGATGCTGCGGCGCATTGCCGCCGAACACGAGCTGCGCGCCGTCGTCGCCATGGCCGATGCCGCCACCGCGCTGCGGGTGGCCGACAGGCTGCTGCTGATGCGCGACGGGCGTCTTGTCGCCACGGGATCGCCGGCGCAGCTGCGGGCCCAGGCCCGGGCCGGCGATATCGACGCGGCGTGGCTGCCGTCCTGA
- a CDS encoding SIR2 family NAD-dependent protein deacylase, which produces MATQIPTIAPALADQLARARRVTVFTGAGVSAESGIATFRDPLTGLWARFDARALATPEAFAAQPDLVWGWYEWRRAQVARAEPNAAHRAIAALARRIPALTLVTQNVDNLHERAGSDAVIHLHGSLHAPRCSACGHAASFAPRAPDDGRDAPAEERAITPPACVECGAPIRPGVVWFGESLPTDAWRAAQQACGDCDLFFSIGTSALVYPAAELPLRAARGGATVVQVNPAPTPLDAHADFNLRGAAADVMPRLLAAAGF; this is translated from the coding sequence ATGGCAACCCAGATTCCCACCATTGCGCCCGCGCTCGCCGACCAGCTGGCGCGCGCCCGGCGCGTGACCGTCTTCACCGGCGCCGGCGTGTCCGCCGAAAGCGGCATCGCCACCTTCCGCGATCCGCTCACCGGATTGTGGGCGCGCTTCGACGCCCGCGCCCTGGCCACGCCGGAGGCCTTCGCGGCCCAGCCGGACCTGGTCTGGGGCTGGTATGAATGGCGCCGCGCGCAGGTCGCGCGCGCCGAGCCGAACGCGGCCCACCGCGCCATCGCGGCGCTGGCGCGGCGAATCCCCGCGCTGACCCTGGTCACCCAGAACGTCGACAACCTGCATGAACGCGCCGGCAGCGACGCCGTGATCCACCTGCATGGCAGCCTGCACGCGCCGCGCTGCAGCGCCTGCGGACACGCCGCCAGCTTCGCGCCGCGCGCCCCGGACGACGGCCGCGACGCGCCCGCCGAAGAGCGCGCGATCACGCCGCCCGCCTGCGTCGAATGCGGCGCGCCGATACGGCCAGGCGTGGTCTGGTTCGGTGAAAGCCTGCCGACCGACGCCTGGCGCGCCGCGCAGCAGGCGTGCGGTGATTGCGACCTGTTCTTCAGCATCGGCACCTCGGCGCTGGTGTATCCCGCGGCGGAACTGCCGCTGCGCGCCGCGCGCGGCGGCGCGACCGTGGTGCAGGTCAACCCGGCGCCCACGCCGCTCGACGCGCACGCCGACTTCAACCTGCGCGGCGCAGCCGCCGACGTCATGCCGCGATTGCTGGCAGCCGCCGGCTTCTGA
- a CDS encoding LysR family transcriptional regulator: MDRLLSMEVFVAVVELGSLTAAATRHEMSAAMAAKHIKGLEARLGLRLMNRTTRRQSLTEAGQAYYARCKEILADIRDAEQGAEALRVAPRGNLRITSTVSFGSFALAPAIADYLDRYPDVSVELALSDAVEDLVASRYDLAVRIGEPRDSGLVARAIGRYQMIICAAPAYLARHGTPETPADLARHQCLDFSYWSRRTGWRLADGEGAQADYPPTSRFVSNNGQALRQAALAGFGIVLQPELLLAEDVRTGKLTPILQPYWPDARPVSLLYPKDRQALPKLTTFVEFVVARFTGKGGRR, translated from the coding sequence ATGGATCGTCTGCTCAGCATGGAAGTCTTCGTGGCAGTGGTCGAGCTGGGCAGCCTGACGGCGGCGGCCACGCGCCATGAGATGTCCGCCGCCATGGCGGCCAAGCACATCAAGGGCCTGGAGGCGCGCCTGGGGCTGCGGTTGATGAACCGCACCACGCGGCGCCAGAGCCTGACCGAGGCGGGCCAGGCGTATTACGCGCGCTGCAAGGAGATCCTGGCCGACATCCGCGACGCGGAGCAGGGCGCCGAGGCGTTGCGCGTGGCGCCGCGCGGCAACTTGCGCATCACGTCGACGGTCTCGTTCGGTTCGTTCGCGCTGGCGCCGGCGATCGCCGACTACCTGGATCGCTATCCGGACGTCAGCGTCGAACTGGCCTTGAGCGATGCGGTCGAGGACCTGGTGGCCTCGCGCTACGACCTGGCGGTGCGCATCGGCGAGCCGCGCGATTCCGGCCTGGTGGCGCGCGCCATCGGCCGCTACCAGATGATCATCTGCGCCGCGCCGGCCTACCTGGCGCGCCATGGCACGCCCGAGACGCCGGCCGACCTGGCGCGGCACCAGTGCCTGGACTTTTCGTACTGGAGCCGCCGCACGGGCTGGCGGCTGGCGGACGGCGAGGGCGCGCAGGCCGACTATCCGCCGACCAGCCGCTTCGTTTCGAACAACGGCCAGGCGCTCAGGCAGGCGGCGCTGGCCGGCTTCGGCATCGTGCTGCAGCCCGAGCTGCTGCTGGCCGAAGACGTGCGCACCGGCAAGCTGACGCCGATCCTGCAGCCGTACTGGCCGGACGCGCGGCCGGTCTCGCTGCTGTATCCGAAGGACAGGCAGGCGTTGCCCAAGCTCACGACGTTCGTGGAGTTCGTCGTGGCGCGGTTCACGGGGAAGGGCGGGCGGCGCTGA
- a CDS encoding cysteine dioxygenase: MPEATAGLDRLRHFIATATRLATPDGLAQSPELQAAFAALIAHDDWLPEACTAPHPQYYQQYLLHCDPLERFSIVSFVWGPGQQTPVHDHEVWGYVGMLRGAEVNQRYTRGADGRLAPRGEPETLHPGDVERLSPQEGDIHRVSNAFEDKVSISVHMYGGNIGAVSRHVYDPVTGQAKPFVSGYSAPSVPNLWDRSAAVRAALPAPGH; encoded by the coding sequence ATGCCCGAAGCCACCGCCGGCCTGGACCGGCTGCGCCATTTCATTGCCACCGCGACCCGCCTGGCCACGCCCGACGGGCTGGCGCAGTCGCCCGAACTGCAGGCCGCCTTCGCTGCGCTGATCGCGCACGACGACTGGCTGCCCGAGGCCTGTACCGCGCCGCATCCCCAGTACTACCAGCAGTACCTGCTGCATTGCGATCCGCTAGAACGCTTCTCGATCGTCAGCTTCGTGTGGGGCCCGGGCCAGCAGACGCCGGTGCACGACCACGAGGTGTGGGGCTATGTCGGCATGCTGCGCGGCGCCGAGGTCAACCAGCGCTACACGCGCGGCGCCGATGGCCGGCTGGCGCCGCGGGGCGAGCCGGAGACCCTGCATCCGGGCGACGTCGAACGCCTGTCGCCGCAGGAGGGCGACATCCACCGCGTGTCCAATGCCTTCGAGGACAAGGTCTCGATCAGCGTGCACATGTACGGCGGCAACATCGGCGCGGTGTCGCGCCATGTCTACGACCCGGTCACGGGCCAGGCCAAGCCGTTCGTGTCGGGCTATTCGGCGCCCAGCGTGCCCAACCTGTGGGACCGTTCGGCGGCGGTGCGCGCGGCCCTGCCCGCCCCGGGCCACTGA
- a CDS encoding CoA-transferase subunit beta, translating to MAEKWSGFSYIVTNLARFIRPDEITFSGVNSTLPMLACLLAKRAYDWDYVYINVAGGVDPRPSHIPLSSSDPVLAEHSASIFANEDFYDLCTRGRMDLAFLGAAQIDGAGRANNSCIGDWHAPKVRLPGGGGGAVMTPTARRCCTWRTEHSRRVFVEQLDFVTSGGGFAGVATPIAVFVKRDGRLALQSWHPESSLAQVRERTGFDFDADGAGPTPWPTETERRALRALDEDGQFERDAAVTLR from the coding sequence ATGGCTGAGAAATGGTCGGGGTTTTCGTACATCGTCACCAACCTGGCGCGCTTCATTCGGCCCGACGAGATCACCTTCAGCGGCGTGAACTCGACCCTGCCGATGCTGGCCTGCCTGCTGGCCAAGCGCGCCTACGACTGGGACTACGTCTACATCAACGTGGCCGGCGGGGTCGATCCGCGGCCGTCCCACATTCCGCTATCCAGCTCCGATCCGGTGCTGGCTGAGCATTCGGCGTCGATCTTCGCCAACGAGGATTTCTACGACCTGTGCACGCGCGGCCGCATGGACCTGGCGTTCCTGGGGGCGGCGCAGATCGACGGCGCGGGCCGCGCCAACAACTCCTGCATCGGCGACTGGCATGCGCCCAAGGTGCGCCTGCCGGGCGGTGGCGGCGGGGCCGTGATGACGCCGACGGCGCGGCGCTGCTGCACCTGGCGCACCGAGCATTCGCGCCGCGTGTTCGTCGAACAGCTGGATTTCGTCACCTCGGGCGGCGGCTTCGCGGGCGTGGCGACGCCGATCGCGGTGTTCGTCAAGCGCGACGGCCGGCTGGCGTTGCAGTCGTGGCATCCCGAGTCCAGCCTGGCGCAAGTGCGCGAGCGCACCGGGTTCGACTTCGATGCCGACGGGGCGGGGCCGACGCCCTGGCCGACCGAGACCGAGCGGCGCGCCTTGCGCGCGCTGGATGAAGATGGGCAGTTCGAGCGCGACGCGGCGGTGACGCTGCGCTAG
- a CDS encoding short chain dehydrogenase, whose product MKIALIGASGTIGRAVAHELGQRHEIIAVGKTQGQYQVDITRSDSIRGLFERIGKVDAIVSTAGTLHFGPLAEMTAEQFKIGLHDKLLGQVDLALIGQHYLNQGGSITLTSGIVSDEPIRFGANASAVNSAIDGFVRGAAVELQSARINSVSPTVLQESWEGYGPYFSGFEAAPAQRVALAYSRSVEGAQTGRVYRVW is encoded by the coding sequence ATGAAAATCGCACTTATCGGCGCCAGCGGCACCATCGGCCGCGCCGTCGCCCACGAACTGGGCCAGCGCCACGAGATCATCGCCGTCGGCAAGACCCAGGGCCAATACCAGGTCGACATCACCCGCAGCGACAGCATCCGCGGCCTGTTCGAACGCATCGGCAAGGTCGACGCCATCGTCTCCACCGCCGGCACGCTGCACTTCGGCCCGCTGGCGGAAATGACGGCTGAACAGTTCAAGATCGGCCTGCACGACAAGCTGCTGGGCCAGGTCGATCTGGCGCTGATCGGCCAGCACTACCTGAACCAGGGCGGCTCGATCACGCTGACCAGCGGCATCGTCAGCGACGAGCCGATCCGCTTCGGCGCCAACGCGTCGGCCGTCAACTCGGCGATCGATGGTTTCGTGCGCGGCGCGGCGGTGGAACTGCAAAGCGCGCGCATCAACTCGGTCAGCCCGACCGTGCTGCAGGAATCGTGGGAAGGCTACGGCCCCTACTTCTCCGGCTTCGAAGCCGCGCCCGCCCAACGCGTCGCGCTGGCCTACAGCCGCAGCGTCGAGGGCGCGCAGACCGGCCGCGTGTACCGCGTCTGGTAA
- a CDS encoding enoyl-CoA hydratase/isomerase family protein, with translation MSAALQVERRGATQVLTLARPDKMNALSAELVEALIAAVDAAPAQGAEVIVLRGAGRNFSAGFDFGDLDAQSEGDLLLRLVRIETLLQRVAASPCLTVGLAHGRNFGAGVDLFGACKWRVGAPEASFRMPGLKFGLVLGTRRFAALVGAERARAILEQASTFGAAEAYRDGFVSHVTAQEAWPEVERQAEQAAAALTCAARAQLYAALSAEQPDTDLARLVRSAAEPGLKARVAAYLQAR, from the coding sequence ATGAGCGCGGCGCTGCAGGTCGAGCGGCGCGGCGCCACGCAGGTGCTGACGTTGGCGCGCCCCGACAAGATGAACGCGCTGTCGGCCGAGCTGGTCGAAGCGTTGATCGCGGCGGTCGACGCGGCGCCGGCGCAGGGCGCCGAGGTCATCGTGCTGCGCGGCGCGGGCCGCAACTTCAGCGCCGGCTTCGATTTCGGCGATCTGGACGCGCAGAGCGAGGGCGACCTGCTGCTGCGCTTGGTGCGCATCGAGACGCTGCTGCAACGCGTGGCGGCCTCGCCCTGCCTGACGGTGGGGTTGGCGCACGGCCGCAATTTCGGCGCGGGCGTCGATCTGTTCGGCGCCTGCAAGTGGCGCGTCGGCGCGCCCGAGGCGAGCTTTCGCATGCCGGGCCTGAAATTCGGGCTGGTGCTGGGCACGCGCCGCTTCGCCGCGCTGGTGGGGGCCGAACGCGCCCGCGCCATCCTCGAACAGGCCAGTACGTTCGGCGCGGCCGAGGCCTACCGCGACGGCTTCGTCAGCCACGTGACGGCGCAGGAAGCCTGGCCCGAGGTCGAACGGCAGGCCGAGCAGGCCGCCGCCGCGCTGACCTGCGCGGCCCGCGCGCAGTTGTATGCGGCCCTGTCGGCCGAGCAGCCCGACACCGACCTGGCGCGGCTGGTGCGCTCGGCCGCCGAGCCCGGCCTGAAGGCGCGGGTGGCGGCGTACCTGCAGGCGCGCTGA
- a CDS encoding CaiB/BaiF CoA transferase family protein codes for MTSGSALAGITVLEICNVAAGPFCGMLLADMGADVIKLENPEGGDTLRSWPPLSQGYSENFASLNRNKRSVTLNLKDPADLALARELAASVDVLIENNRPGVMDRLGLGYAALREANPRLVYCSISAYGQSGPRAQEGGFDLTIQAMSGLMSVTGEAGGEPVKCGVPVADFSAGLYGAFAIASALRAAQASGQGTHIDVPMLGATLGIAALQTSEFFGSGRDPVKLGSAHPRNAPYQAFRCKGGYFGMAAGNNALWKGVCATVGREDLLADPRFTDTSARARNQDALREILEAIFAADDAPTWLARFRAAGVPCAPINTYSEVLADPQVEHMGWVQPLELPNGVATRTFGLPVRFDGQTTALRRPPPALGQHNDEVLGPLRGKGRGA; via the coding sequence ATGACATCTGGTTCGGCATTGGCCGGCATCACCGTGCTCGAGATCTGCAACGTCGCCGCGGGGCCGTTCTGCGGCATGCTGCTGGCGGACATGGGCGCGGACGTGATCAAGCTGGAGAACCCGGAGGGCGGCGACACGCTGCGCAGCTGGCCGCCGCTGAGCCAGGGCTACAGCGAGAACTTCGCCTCGCTCAACCGCAACAAGCGCTCGGTCACGCTGAACCTGAAGGATCCGGCCGACCTGGCCCTGGCGCGCGAACTGGCCGCCAGCGTCGACGTGCTGATCGAGAACAACCGGCCCGGCGTGATGGACCGCCTGGGGCTGGGCTACGCGGCCTTGCGCGAGGCCAATCCGCGCCTGGTGTACTGCTCGATCTCGGCCTATGGCCAATCCGGTCCGCGCGCCCAGGAGGGCGGTTTCGACCTCACCATCCAGGCCATGAGCGGCCTGATGAGCGTCACCGGCGAGGCCGGCGGCGAACCGGTCAAGTGCGGCGTGCCGGTGGCGGACTTCTCGGCCGGCCTGTACGGCGCCTTCGCCATCGCCTCGGCGCTGCGCGCCGCCCAGGCCAGCGGCCAGGGCACGCATATCGACGTGCCGATGCTGGGCGCCACGCTCGGCATCGCGGCGCTGCAGACCTCGGAGTTCTTCGGCAGCGGGCGCGATCCGGTCAAGCTGGGTTCGGCCCACCCGCGCAACGCGCCGTACCAGGCGTTCCGCTGCAAGGGCGGCTATTTCGGCATGGCGGCCGGCAACAACGCGCTGTGGAAGGGCGTGTGCGCGACGGTGGGCCGCGAGGACCTGCTGGCCGATCCGCGCTTTACCGACACCAGCGCGCGCGCCCGCAACCAGGATGCGCTGCGCGAGATCCTCGAAGCGATCTTCGCGGCCGACGACGCGCCCACGTGGCTGGCGCGGTTCCGCGCGGCCGGCGTGCCGTGCGCGCCCATCAACACCTATTCCGAAGTGCTGGCGGATCCGCAGGTCGAGCACATGGGCTGGGTGCAGCCGCTGGAACTGCCCAACGGCGTGGCCACGCGCACCTTCGGCCTGCCGGTGCGCTTCGACGGCCAGACCACCGCGCTGCGGCGTCCGCCGCCCGCGCTGGGCCAGCACAACGACGAGGTGCTGGGACCGCTGCGCGGCAAGGGGCGGGGCGCATGA
- a CDS encoding GntR family transcriptional regulator: protein MAPANAEDLPALDRSGDVPLHAQVAALLRGYIRTRKLGAGALLPSEAALCERFGVARSVVRQALSALATEGLIQREAGRPAVVAAPREHRRLVQRSTGLYEQFAQSGVALKTRVLGLAPAEPPAAVAEFFGSADLLLLERLRHVADAPLAYVRTWLPAAAVPGLRADDLADASLHGVLTRRFGLHPGAGRNQIRAVAADAALAGLLQTAAGTPLLMLEGQGMDQHGRPLEWFSTWHRAEQLVFDVDVSVGHESVQPRLREPAPPASAPAAAPAESAGHDPLARAQALVAELSAELARLRGGAGR from the coding sequence ATGGCGCCCGCCAACGCTGAAGATTTGCCCGCGCTGGATCGTTCCGGCGACGTGCCGCTGCACGCCCAGGTGGCGGCGCTGCTGCGCGGTTATATCCGTACCCGCAAACTCGGCGCCGGCGCGCTGCTGCCCAGCGAGGCTGCCTTGTGCGAGCGCTTCGGCGTGGCGCGCAGCGTGGTGCGGCAGGCGCTGTCGGCGCTGGCGACGGAAGGGCTGATCCAGCGCGAGGCCGGCCGTCCGGCGGTGGTGGCCGCGCCGCGCGAGCATCGCCGGCTGGTGCAGCGTTCCACCGGCCTGTACGAGCAGTTCGCGCAATCCGGCGTGGCGCTCAAGACCCGCGTGCTGGGCCTGGCGCCGGCCGAACCGCCGGCCGCGGTCGCCGAATTCTTCGGCAGCGCCGACCTGCTGCTGCTGGAACGGCTGCGCCACGTGGCCGACGCGCCGCTGGCCTACGTGCGCACCTGGCTGCCCGCCGCGGCGGTGCCCGGCCTGCGCGCCGACGACCTGGCCGACGCCTCGCTGCACGGCGTGCTGACCCGGCGCTTCGGCCTGCATCCCGGCGCCGGCCGCAACCAGATCCGCGCGGTGGCCGCCGACGCGGCGCTCGCCGGCCTGCTGCAGACCGCCGCCGGCACGCCCTTGCTGATGCTGGAAGGCCAGGGCATGGACCAGCACGGCCGGCCGCTGGAATGGTTCAGCACCTGGCACCGCGCCGAGCAGCTGGTGTTCGACGTCGACGTCAGCGTCGGCCACGAAAGCGTGCAACCGCGCCTGCGCGAACCCGCGCCGCCGGCTTCCGCCCCCGCCGCGGCGCCCGCCGAATCCGCCGGCCACGATCCCCTGGCGCGCGCCCAGGCGCTGGTCGCCGAACTGTCCGCCGAACTGGCACGCCTGCGTGGCGGCGCCGGCCGCTGA
- a CDS encoding IclR family transcriptional regulator has product MDKTLLKGLMVLEAVTDVDNPPRTIDALAARVGLTRSNTHRTLQTLIHAGYVVRDEDGGGYRGAVRLFELAARQLAQLDLRRLAAPFMRTLADQTGETVHLSVLDGFDVVYVDKIDSPQPIRAYSMVGGRAPAYAVATGKALLAYQAEGYVERYADRLARHTPATLVSMPLLKEELRKVARTGYAVNRGEWREGVGGLAVALFNSLDQPVAAIGISGPLDRLSAARMKQLAPDVAACAQTLSQGMGYRRGFLGQ; this is encoded by the coding sequence ATGGACAAGACACTGCTCAAGGGGTTGATGGTGTTGGAGGCGGTCACGGACGTGGACAATCCGCCCCGCACCATCGATGCGCTGGCCGCCCGGGTCGGGCTGACGCGCAGCAATACCCACCGCACCCTGCAAACGCTGATCCACGCCGGCTACGTCGTGCGCGACGAGGATGGCGGCGGCTATCGCGGCGCGGTGCGCCTGTTCGAGCTGGCCGCGCGGCAACTCGCGCAGCTCGATCTGCGCCGACTGGCCGCGCCGTTCATGCGCACGCTGGCCGACCAGACCGGCGAGACCGTGCACCTGTCGGTGCTGGATGGCTTCGACGTGGTCTACGTCGACAAGATCGACAGCCCGCAGCCGATCCGCGCCTATTCCATGGTGGGCGGCCGCGCGCCGGCCTACGCGGTGGCCACCGGCAAGGCGCTGCTGGCCTACCAGGCCGAAGGCTATGTCGAGCGCTACGCCGACCGGCTGGCGCGGCATACGCCGGCCACGCTGGTGTCGATGCCGCTGCTCAAGGAAGAACTGCGCAAGGTGGCGCGCACCGGCTACGCGGTCAATCGCGGCGAATGGCGCGAGGGCGTGGGCGGTTTGGCGGTGGCGCTGTTCAACAGCCTGGACCAGCCGGTGGCGGCCATCGGCATCTCCGGCCCGCTCGATCGCCTGAGCGCGGCCCGCATGAAACAGCTGGCGCCGGACGTGGCCGCCTGTGCCCAGACCTTGTCGCAGGGCATGGGTTACCGCCGCGGGTTTCTCGGCCAATAA
- a CDS encoding GNAT family N-acetyltransferase yields the protein MSRIEIRLACLDDAARVAPGARKSGAGRALLRQAEAHARARARARARARARARASASGYARMDLTTARTNLPAQALYESLGWEQDPAFLTYNRHLAA from the coding sequence ATGAGCCGCATCGAGATCAGACTTGCCTGCCTGGACGACGCCGCGCGCGTCGCGCCGGGGGCGCGCAAGAGCGGCGCTGGCCGCGCCTTGCTGCGGCAGGCCGAGGCGCATGCCCGCGCCCGCGCCCGCGCCCGCGCCCGCGCCCGCGCCCGCGCCCGCGCCAGCGCCAGCGGCTATGCCCGCATGGACCTGACCACCGCCCGGACCAACCTGCCGGCGCAGGCCTTGTATGAATCGCTGGGCTGGGAACAGGATCCGGCGTTCCTCACCTACAACCGCCACCTGGCGGCGTAG